The Deinococcus sedimenti DNA window CGGTCAGGACGCCGCCCTTGGCGCGGATGCTCATCTGGTACGGTTCCGCGAAGGCCTGAACGCCGTCCGTGAGTTTGGCCGCGATGTCGGCGCGGTTCAGGTAGCCGGTGACGGCGTCGGCGAGGGCCTGACCATAACCGGTGTAGGCGCCGGCCAGTTCACCCGCGCGGGTTTTGGCAGCCTGTTGCCGGGCCAGCTGTGCGGGGGTGGGAACGGCGCTGGGCGTGACGTAGGGAATGAGGATGGTGGCTTCGAGCGCGTAGCCGGCGCGTGTGCGCAGGACCAGGCGGGTGCCGTCGTTCAGGGTGAGGGTGCCGGAGGTGCCGATGCTTGCCCCGGCGAAGGCTGGATCCGCGAGGACGGAACTGGTGGTGCGGCCCACCTGCGCCCCGGCCATTCCCAGCAGAAGTGCGGTGCACAGGCCTAGAAAACGCTTCATGCCCGTCAGCGTAGCCCGCGTGATCGCACGACATTGGCACAGGGGCACGCGCGGCCTGTCGGCACCACCCGACTGGGGGGGAAGCAGTCGAACAACCCCCTGGGGTAAGGGTGGTGTAAGAGAATGATCGGAAAGGTGAGTACACGATGATCTTCTGCCGCACAGCGCCTATTCAAGGGCTCGCCCGCCTGATCTGGGGGGTGGCCCTGCTGCTCCTCTGGCTGTGGGCGCCGGGTGCGGCGGCGCAGACGCAGTACGGTCCGGTGAACGTGGTGACCCGTTACGACCAGTCGTGTGCCGGCTTCCGGTACGGTGGCGTGCTGAACTGCACGGCGAAGGAATTCACGGTGAGTGCTGATCTGAACACGGCCGACGGCACTCCACCGTTCTGCGTGGCTGGCTCGACCATGATGGTCGACCTGACCCTCTCGCTGACCTCTTCAAACACGGACCGGTACGACTTCGGGATTTTCGTCGGCAAAGGTGGGAATGATCCCGGGAATTACTACGCGCCGAATCTGGCCAATCCATCCACGCTCTGTACCACGGGTGTGCTTCCCACGCCGCCACCCAGCGGTCAGCCTCTGATCTTCAATGCGCTGGCCGATACGTGTGGCGACCTGAAGAAGACGAGTTCGGCCGTGCAACTGCTGACCATGCGGAACGTGCCCGTGTTCTGCGACGGTGGTACGGGCCAGAGTGTGGGGGTGCCCTACCTGATCGCCTGGGGCCAGAACGAGGGGGATTACAGCAAGGTGGGTGGCTGCACGCCCGACAACGTGGAGGCCGGCGCCCCCTCCAAATGTCAGTCCGGTGTGGCGTCGGTCAGCGTGCGGGTCGGCACGGTGCAGATGCCCATCCAGGCGGGCGGTTACGTCGAGCTGACCAAACAGACCCTTCCCGACGGAGATCCGCAGACGTTCACGTTCACGGCCACAGCGCCGAACGGGACGTACCTGGGGTACTCGTACAAGGCCGCGGACGGCAGCTATTCCAGCATCACGCCCGTCGCGCCCAGCGCGTCCGGATCCACCTCCACGACCGTGACGCTCAAGGACGACCAGTCGGTCCGGGTCTATATGTCCGTGAGCAGCACCGTCCAGACCCTCAGCCTCACCGAGGCGGGCACCGCAGGCTGGGAGAACGGGGCAGACATCAGCTGCGCCAACGTGAAGGGCACCGTACCGATCACGAAGGTCGCGCCCCGGACCGTCACGGCTTCGCTCAGCACCACGAACGCGGCCGCCACCTGCACCTTCACGAACACCAAATCCGCGCAGGTGACGCTCGCCAAGAGCCTGCCCGCGCGGGTGAACGCCGCCGACCAGTTCACCGTGAGTGCCAGTAGCGCCACCGGCAGCATCGTCGGTCCGGCCTCGGCCACCACCAGTGGAACGGGAACCACGGCCAGCACGACGTTCCTGGTCACGCCCTACACGGCGGCCAGTCCCAACACCGTCACCCTGACGGACACCGTCGCGAGCGGCAACAGCGCCTCCGCGACCCACTACACGCCCAGCCTGACCTGCACGGGCAGCGCCGGAAGTTCCAACGGGACCCTGCCCACCAACCTTGCCGCCTCCACCGGGACGGTGCAACCCACCCCGGGAAGTACGCTGAGCTGCACGTTCACGAACCGGCTCCCGACCCTGACGATCACCAAGGCCGTGTCCGCCACCTACCTGAAGTACGACCGGCAGACCAGCGGGTCGTTCCAGCCGAAGCCGGGCACCCTGACGTATACGGTGACCGTCGCCAACACCGACGCGGTCGCGCGCACCGTGCAGATTACCGACACGCTGCCAGCCGGCCTGCAGAACATCACCGTGCAGGACAGCAGCGGAACGGCCGTGCCCCTCACCACCACGGCCGGCGCGACCCTCACCCAGCCGGTGGCGGGCTCGGCCACGACCGGCACCGACATCCGCTGGACGGCCGGCGACCTGAACGTCGGGGAGACCCGCACGTACACCGTCACCGCCACCCCCTCCACCCTGGGCAGTGCCCCCAGCCCAGGTCTGAGCGCCGTGCAGAACGTCGTCACGCTGAGCGCCGCCAATCAGGTGGGCACCAGGAGTGGTTCAGCCAGCACGAACGTGATCTTCCCGGTCATGACCAAGTCCGTGCAGAACCTGACGCAGAGCACCGCCGCGGGCACCAGCACCACCGCGCTGCCCGGGGACCGCCTGCGCTACTGCATTGAGGCCCGCAACGCCGGCTCGGTCACCCTGAACACCTACACCATCACCGACGAGTTCCCGGCCAACACCACCTTCGAGACCGGCAGCGCCAGCCTGACCGTCGTCCCCACCGCACCGGGCACCGTGACGTCCGGCGCCACCCAGGTCAGCGGAACGGTGGCCAGCTTGGCTCCGAACGACACGGCGACCCTCTGCTTCAACGTGAAGGTGAAGTGACCCGCGCAACGCTGATGTAACGGCGTCTCCCGTACCGTCAGAGCAGACATTCACTGCACAGGGGGCACGTATGACCAAGGGCACCGCACGGCACCGTTTCTTCCTCCACCTCTCCCTGGGGCTCAGTCTGGTCTGCGCGGCCAGCGCGCAGACCACCCAGTCCGGCCTCATGCCACGCCTGCTGCTGCCGGACGCCCTGAAACTGAAGTTGCAGACCGTCCCGAACTTCGGCGCGGCCCCCATCTTCCGCACGCTGGACGCCGCCGCCAGCACCCGCTTCCTGAACGGTAACACCCTGTGGCTGACCAGTCAGAGCATCGAGGCCAACCGCCAGGCCCGCATTCAGACGTTCAATGCCAGCCTCGCGAGATTGCAGCCGCTGGCCAGTCAACCTCGCGTTCAGGCGGTCCTGAAAGCGGCGGCGACACGGGGACTCGACGAGCCGGTGCTGAACGTCCAGACGAGAAGTGGTCCGATCACCGTGAAGCTCATGAGCGCAGACGTCGGCGCGAACCTCGCCGCGGCAGCCCTCGATCAGAACCCCGAAGCGAACGGGCAGACGGCCGCCACGCAGATGGCCCGGACATTCAAGGTCGACCCGGCGCAGGTGCAGCGTCTGGCCCAGGCACCCGCTGCGCAGCGGCAGGACGTGGCCGTGCGCGTGAACACGGAACTGTCACGGCTGTTCACGCGGCCCCTCACGGCCCTCAACCCGGCCGGCAGTGGCAGCGGCCTGGACGCCTCACCGGCCGGGTGCGCGCCCGCCGCAAGCGGCCTGGTGGCCCGCTACGACTTCCCCATGA harbors:
- a CDS encoding DUF11 domain-containing protein, whose product is MALLLLWLWAPGAAAQTQYGPVNVVTRYDQSCAGFRYGGVLNCTAKEFTVSADLNTADGTPPFCVAGSTMMVDLTLSLTSSNTDRYDFGIFVGKGGNDPGNYYAPNLANPSTLCTTGVLPTPPPSGQPLIFNALADTCGDLKKTSSAVQLLTMRNVPVFCDGGTGQSVGVPYLIAWGQNEGDYSKVGGCTPDNVEAGAPSKCQSGVASVSVRVGTVQMPIQAGGYVELTKQTLPDGDPQTFTFTATAPNGTYLGYSYKAADGSYSSITPVAPSASGSTSTTVTLKDDQSVRVYMSVSSTVQTLSLTEAGTAGWENGADISCANVKGTVPITKVAPRTVTASLSTTNAAATCTFTNTKSAQVTLAKSLPARVNAADQFTVSASSATGSIVGPASATTSGTGTTASTTFLVTPYTAASPNTVTLTDTVASGNSASATHYTPSLTCTGSAGSSNGTLPTNLAASTGTVQPTPGSTLSCTFTNRLPTLTITKAVSATYLKYDRQTSGSFQPKPGTLTYTVTVANTDAVARTVQITDTLPAGLQNITVQDSSGTAVPLTTTAGATLTQPVAGSATTGTDIRWTAGDLNVGETRTYTVTATPSTLGSAPSPGLSAVQNVVTLSAANQVGTRSGSASTNVIFPVMTKSVQNLTQSTAAGTSTTALPGDRLRYCIEARNAGSVTLNTYTITDEFPANTTFETGSASLTVVPTAPGTVTSGATQVSGTVASLAPNDTATLCFNVKVK